In Tenebrio molitor chromosome 8, icTenMoli1.1, whole genome shotgun sequence, a genomic segment contains:
- the RhoGAP54D gene encoding rho GTPase-activating protein 19 isoform X3 — protein MSDETNENLAEKFRREYNEQFHILVRMHLSFLLDQTTDDECVSDKNNKLKKWSLIPFNKKLSKSRGMMEGVPLTQEGICQVYQLIEFLRKEQNIKIEGVFRRTGSLARQQELRNLLSTGITLDLDGGPYSIHDCASVLKGFLAELPDPLLTEAHYPAYCQIAELCSVKNNFMHDDKLLTALQLLLLLLPSENKVLLKDILDLLHLTASYETFNRMSADNLAKLFTPHLLCPRKLSPEQLHVNSQTLSRIVSFMITNNSNLFRIPQNLVVEFRARYEKRKAFTAKCLNESATDQFAANTVFTFVDHERTAKENQSNTTETALAQLYAHIQSLPESSKKRKLVKQFNKENGHGTPLQVLRSGVQKNKSLGDSIKKHIFHKNVVKSLKKVQVRVSGDDNLDTPPLQTVITRARLFCTNCDSSTDQSTNDEDPQPKKLRSSTDEETVVGPKDVESGVGPCVTSTPACVALHFTPDEQDRNYDDSQKQEAGLVGLRYQHQQFGQSGDSRRHYG, from the exons ATGAGTGATGAAACCAATGAAAATTTAGCTGAGAAATTCAGAAGAGAGTACAATGAACAATTCCACATTTTGGTTAGAATGCACTTATCCTTTCTCCTGGACCAAACAACGGACGA TGAATGTGTTTCggacaaaaacaacaaactgaAAAAATGGTCTTTGATCCCCTTCAATAAGAAACTGAGCAAATCAAGGGGAATGATGGAAGGTGTGCCTTTGACACAAGAGGGAATATGCCAAGTGTATCAACTTATTGAATTCTTAAGAAAAGAACAAA ATATAAAAATTGAAGGTGTGTTTCGACGAACAGGTTCTTTGGCGCGACAACAAGAACTGAGAAATTTGTTAAGCACAGGCATCACGCTGGACCTTGATGGAGGTCCATACAGCATTCATGACTGTGCTTCAGTTTTGAAGGGGTTTTTAGCAGAACTACCTGACCCACTACTGACTGAAGCACATTATCCAGCTTACTGCCAAATTGCTG AGTTGTGTAGTGTCAAGAATAATTTCATGCACGACGACAAGCTCCTGACCGCTCTGCAACTCCTTTTGCTCTTGCTCCCATCAGAAAACAAAGTATTATTAAAAGACATTTTAGATTTGTTACACCTGACTGCGTCATACGAAACCTTCAACAGAATGTCTGCGGACAACTTGGCCAAACTCTTCACCCCGCATCTCCTGTGCCCCAGGAAACTCTCCCCTGAACAGCTGCACGTCAATTCTCAAACGCTCTCGAGGATCGTGTCTTTCATGATCACCAACAATTCCAATTTGTTCCGAATTCCGCAGAATCTCGTCGTGGAGTTCAGAGCGCGGTACGAGAAGCGCAAAGCCTTCACTGCCAAGTGTCTGAACGAATCGGCGACTGATCAATTCGCGGCTAACACTGTTTTCACGTTCGTGGACCACGAAAGGACCGCCAAAGAGAACCAGTCGAACACCACCGAAACAGCTCTGGCTCAGCTGTACGCGCACATACAGAGTCTGCCGGAGTCGTCAAAAAAGAGGAAGTTGGTGAAGCAGTTTAATAAGGAGAACGGACATGGAACGCCGTTGCAGGTGTTACGGAGCGGGGTGCAAAAAAACAAGAGTCTGGGTGACTCCATAAAGAAGCATATTTTTCACAAGAACGTGGTGAAGAGTCTGAAGAAGGTGCAGGTGAGGGTGAGCGGCGACGACAATTTGGAT ACTCCCCCTCTCCAAACGGTAATAACCCGAGCAAGACTGTTTTGTACGAACTGCGATTCGAGCACAGACCAAAGCACAAACGACGAAGATCCCCAACCGAAAAAGCTCCGAAGCTCGACGGACGAAGAGACCGTCGTCGGTCCGAAAGACGTCGAAAGCGGCGTCGGACCTTGCGTGACGAGCACGCCGGCGTGCGTCGCCCTCCATTTCACGCCGGACGAACAGGACC GAAACTATGATGACTCCCAGAAGCAGGAAGCCGGTCTTGTTGGTCTCCGGTACCAACATCAACAATTTGGCCAAAGCGGAGACAGTCGGAGGCACTATGGATAG
- the RhoGAP54D gene encoding rho GTPase-activating protein 19 isoform X1: MSDETNENLAEKFRREYNEQFHILVRMHLSFLLDQTTDDECVSDKNNKLKKWSLIPFNKKLSKSRGMMEGVPLTQEGICQVYQLIEFLRKEQNIKIEGVFRRTGSLARQQELRNLLSTGITLDLDGGPYSIHDCASVLKGFLAELPDPLLTEAHYPAYCQIAELCSVKNNFMHDDKLLTALQLLLLLLPSENKVLLKDILDLLHLTASYETFNRMSADNLAKLFTPHLLCPRKLSPEQLHVNSQTLSRIVSFMITNNSNLFRIPQNLVVEFRARYEKRKAFTAKCLNESATDQFAANTVFTFVDHERTAKENQSNTTETALAQLYAHIQSLPESSKKRKLVKQFNKENGHGTPLQVLRSGVQKNKSLGDSIKKHIFHKNVVKSLKKVQVRVSGDDNLDTPPLQTVITRARLFCTNCDSSTDQSTNDEDPQPKKLRSSTDEETVVGPKDVESGVGPCVTSTPACVALHFTPDEQDRKSMSPITRSTQRMTRAMQETMMTPRSRKPVLLVSGTNINNLAKAETVGGTMDRLPEEMSEEKDEVSPKSDSSLTETFREYLESRSMVATSSPSADSSFSSRTDDFNSDEFNISPSKMTNSLLNCLDGNEMEQVEESGEKKLILKPKQFDKNGQPIIFETSF; this comes from the exons ATGAGTGATGAAACCAATGAAAATTTAGCTGAGAAATTCAGAAGAGAGTACAATGAACAATTCCACATTTTGGTTAGAATGCACTTATCCTTTCTCCTGGACCAAACAACGGACGA TGAATGTGTTTCggacaaaaacaacaaactgaAAAAATGGTCTTTGATCCCCTTCAATAAGAAACTGAGCAAATCAAGGGGAATGATGGAAGGTGTGCCTTTGACACAAGAGGGAATATGCCAAGTGTATCAACTTATTGAATTCTTAAGAAAAGAACAAA ATATAAAAATTGAAGGTGTGTTTCGACGAACAGGTTCTTTGGCGCGACAACAAGAACTGAGAAATTTGTTAAGCACAGGCATCACGCTGGACCTTGATGGAGGTCCATACAGCATTCATGACTGTGCTTCAGTTTTGAAGGGGTTTTTAGCAGAACTACCTGACCCACTACTGACTGAAGCACATTATCCAGCTTACTGCCAAATTGCTG AGTTGTGTAGTGTCAAGAATAATTTCATGCACGACGACAAGCTCCTGACCGCTCTGCAACTCCTTTTGCTCTTGCTCCCATCAGAAAACAAAGTATTATTAAAAGACATTTTAGATTTGTTACACCTGACTGCGTCATACGAAACCTTCAACAGAATGTCTGCGGACAACTTGGCCAAACTCTTCACCCCGCATCTCCTGTGCCCCAGGAAACTCTCCCCTGAACAGCTGCACGTCAATTCTCAAACGCTCTCGAGGATCGTGTCTTTCATGATCACCAACAATTCCAATTTGTTCCGAATTCCGCAGAATCTCGTCGTGGAGTTCAGAGCGCGGTACGAGAAGCGCAAAGCCTTCACTGCCAAGTGTCTGAACGAATCGGCGACTGATCAATTCGCGGCTAACACTGTTTTCACGTTCGTGGACCACGAAAGGACCGCCAAAGAGAACCAGTCGAACACCACCGAAACAGCTCTGGCTCAGCTGTACGCGCACATACAGAGTCTGCCGGAGTCGTCAAAAAAGAGGAAGTTGGTGAAGCAGTTTAATAAGGAGAACGGACATGGAACGCCGTTGCAGGTGTTACGGAGCGGGGTGCAAAAAAACAAGAGTCTGGGTGACTCCATAAAGAAGCATATTTTTCACAAGAACGTGGTGAAGAGTCTGAAGAAGGTGCAGGTGAGGGTGAGCGGCGACGACAATTTGGAT ACTCCCCCTCTCCAAACGGTAATAACCCGAGCAAGACTGTTTTGTACGAACTGCGATTCGAGCACAGACCAAAGCACAAACGACGAAGATCCCCAACCGAAAAAGCTCCGAAGCTCGACGGACGAAGAGACCGTCGTCGGTCCGAAAGACGTCGAAAGCGGCGTCGGACCTTGCGTGACGAGCACGCCGGCGTGCGTCGCCCTCCATTTCACGCCGGACGAACAGGACCGTAAGTCCATGTCACCCATTACCAGATCTACACAACGCATGACCAGGGCCATGCAG GAAACTATGATGACTCCCAGAAGCAGGAAGCCGGTCTTGTTGGTCTCCGGTACCAACATCAACAATTTGGCCAAAGCGGAGACAGTCGGAGGCACTATGGATAGATTGCCGGAAGAAATGTCAGAAGAAAAAGACGAAGTGTCACCGAAGTCGGACAGTTCGCTGACGGAAACGTTCAGGGAATATCTGGAGAGTCGAAGCATGGTGGCAACCTCGTCGCCGTCAGCGGATTCGAGCTTTTCGAGTCGGACCGACGATTTCAACTCCGACGAGTTTAACATCAGTCCGAGTAAAATGACGAACTCTTTACTCAACTGTTTGGATGGAAACGAAATGGAACAAGTCGAGGAGAGCGGCgagaagaaattaatacttaagCCAAAACAATTCGATAAAAACGGACAACCGATTATTTTTGAAACGTCATTTTGA
- the LOC138136343 gene encoding pre-mRNA-processing factor 17, with product MLALQEYIDSDEEEVKTGESQGKPEFSVKNSLQICAAPLVLPTGSEECIKHIDPTAKEVSFNPKFEELFSPMVGPENPFKTQQQQSSRNMLSGYVEPAYVSEFQFENQRRTFNSFGYALDPTVGSEGDGTKIITTTGQSDEINTDAKTVFESTKLRPLDKRKRKKNNDPSDIEGFLGPWGGFIDEQRVMKPSEEEAAELEELASKKNKKGKPIEEKPIEEKSILHISDSVDYQGRSFLHAPQDVGVNLKSDTPPERCFLPKAHIHTWSGHSKGIAAIRWFPRTAHLLLSASMDCRIKLWEVYNERRCVRTYYGHKQAVRDICFNNSGKLFLSAAYDRYIKLWDTETGQVVKRFSSRKIPYCIKFNPDKNKQHLFVAGTSDKKIICWDTRSGDIVQEYDRHLGAVNSITFVDDNRRFVTTSDDKSLRVWEWDIPVDMKYIADPTMHSMPAVTPAPNGKWLACQSMDNKIVIFSALNRFKINRKKTFTGHMVAGYACSLDFSPDLSYLVSGDADGKCYIWDWKTTKLYKKWKAHDNVCISVLWHPHEPSKLVTAGWDGLLKYWD from the exons ATGTTGGCTTTGCAAGAATATATCGATAGTGACGAAGAAGAGGTTAAGACTGGAGAGTCTCAAGGGAAACCAGAGTTTTCGGTCAAaaattcattacaaatttgtgctGCACCTTTAGTTTTACCAACT GGCTCAGAAGAATGTATCAAACATATAGACCCCACTGCCAAGGAAGTTTCCTTCAACCCAAAATTCGAAGAACTGTTTTCTCCCATGGTGGGCCCGGAGAACCCCTTTAAGACCCAACAGCAACAATCTTCCCGGAACATGCTCTCCGGCTACGTAGAACCGGCGTACGTCAGCGAGTTTCAGTTCGAAAACCAGAGGCGTACATTCAACAGTTTCGGATACGCCCTCGACCCCACGGTCGGTAGCGAAGGTGACGGCACAAAAATCATAACTACGACGGGTCAATCCGACGAAATCAACACTGACGCGAAAACGGTCTTCGAATCGACCAAACTGCGACCTCTCGACAAGAGAAAACGGAAGAAGAACAACGACCCGAGCGACATCGAGGGATTCTTGGGCCCGTGGGGCGGATTCATCGACGAACAGAGAGTGATGAAACCGTCCGAGGAGGAGGCGGCGGAGTTGGAGGAGTTGGCGTCGAAGAAGAACAAAAAAGGGAAGCCAATCGAGGAGAAACCGATCGAGGAGAAGTCGATTCTTCACA TTTCGGATTCGGTGGATTATCAAGGGCGAAGCTTCTTGCATGCTCCTCAAGATGTTGGGGTTAATCTAAAGTCGGATACGCCCCCCGAACGGTGCTTCCTACCAAAAGCACACATCCACACTTGGTCAGGGCACTCCAAGGGAATCGCAGCGATACGCTGGTTTCCCAGAACTGCTCATTTGTTGTTGTCTGCTAGTATGGACTGTAGAATTAAG TTGTGGGAAGTCTATAACGAGAGGAGATGCGTTCGCACGTACTACGGGCACAAACAAGCTGTCAGAGACATTTGTTTCAACAATTCTGGTAAACTTTTCCTCTCAGCAG CATACGACAGATACATCAAGCTGTGGGACACGGAAACTGGTCAAGTTGTAAAGAGATTTTCGAGTCGGAAAATCCCTTactgtattaaatttaatccaGACAAGAACAAGCAACATCTGTTTGTAGCCGGCACCtcggacaaaaaaattatttgt TGGGACACCAGATCAGGTGACATCGTCCAAGAATACGACAGACATTTGGGAGCCGTCAACTCGATCACATTCGTAGACGATAACAGACGATTCGTGACCACATCAGACGATAAGAGCTTGCGAGTGTGGGAGTGGGACATACCGGTCGACATGAAGTATATAGCCGACCCCACCATGCACAGTATGCCAGCTGTGACTCCAGCCCCCAACGGGAAGTGGCTAGCGTGTCAAAGTATGGATAACAAGATTGTCATATTCTCGGCTCTGAACAGATTCAAGATAAACAGAAAGAAGACGTTTACGGGGCACATGGTGGCGGGATATGCTTGTTCACTTGATTTTTCGCCAGATTTGAG TTATCTCGTGTCGGGTGACGCTGACGGTAAATGTTACATCTGGGACTGGAAAACGACGAAATTGTACAAGAAGTGGAAAGCACACGATAATGTTTGCATAAGCGTCCTGTGGCATCCGCACGAACCGAGCAAGTTGGTCACGGCAGGATGGGACGGCCTTTTGAAATACTGGGACTAA
- the RhoGAP54D gene encoding rho GTPase-activating protein 19 isoform X2, with amino-acid sequence MSDETNENLAEKFRREYNEQFHILVRMHLSFLLDQTTDDECVSDKNNKLKKWSLIPFNKKLSKSRGMMEGVPLTQEGICQVYQLIEFLRKEQNIKIEGVFRRTGSLARQQELRNLLSTGITLDLDGGPYSIHDCASVLKGFLAELPDPLLTEAHYPAYCQIAELCSVKNNFMHDDKLLTALQLLLLLLPSENKVLLKDILDLLHLTASYETFNRMSADNLAKLFTPHLLCPRKLSPEQLHVNSQTLSRIVSFMITNNSNLFRIPQNLVVEFRARYEKRKAFTAKCLNESATDQFAANTVFTFVDHERTAKENQSNTTETALAQLYAHIQSLPESSKKRKLVKQFNKENGHGTPLQVLRSGVQKNKSLGDSIKKHIFHKNVVKSLKKVQVRVSGDDNLDETMMTPRSRKPVLLVSGTNINNLAKAETVGGTMDRLPEEMSEEKDEVSPKSDSSLTETFREYLESRSMVATSSPSADSSFSSRTDDFNSDEFNISPSKMTNSLLNCLDGNEMEQVEESGEKKLILKPKQFDKNGQPIIFETSF; translated from the exons ATGAGTGATGAAACCAATGAAAATTTAGCTGAGAAATTCAGAAGAGAGTACAATGAACAATTCCACATTTTGGTTAGAATGCACTTATCCTTTCTCCTGGACCAAACAACGGACGA TGAATGTGTTTCggacaaaaacaacaaactgaAAAAATGGTCTTTGATCCCCTTCAATAAGAAACTGAGCAAATCAAGGGGAATGATGGAAGGTGTGCCTTTGACACAAGAGGGAATATGCCAAGTGTATCAACTTATTGAATTCTTAAGAAAAGAACAAA ATATAAAAATTGAAGGTGTGTTTCGACGAACAGGTTCTTTGGCGCGACAACAAGAACTGAGAAATTTGTTAAGCACAGGCATCACGCTGGACCTTGATGGAGGTCCATACAGCATTCATGACTGTGCTTCAGTTTTGAAGGGGTTTTTAGCAGAACTACCTGACCCACTACTGACTGAAGCACATTATCCAGCTTACTGCCAAATTGCTG AGTTGTGTAGTGTCAAGAATAATTTCATGCACGACGACAAGCTCCTGACCGCTCTGCAACTCCTTTTGCTCTTGCTCCCATCAGAAAACAAAGTATTATTAAAAGACATTTTAGATTTGTTACACCTGACTGCGTCATACGAAACCTTCAACAGAATGTCTGCGGACAACTTGGCCAAACTCTTCACCCCGCATCTCCTGTGCCCCAGGAAACTCTCCCCTGAACAGCTGCACGTCAATTCTCAAACGCTCTCGAGGATCGTGTCTTTCATGATCACCAACAATTCCAATTTGTTCCGAATTCCGCAGAATCTCGTCGTGGAGTTCAGAGCGCGGTACGAGAAGCGCAAAGCCTTCACTGCCAAGTGTCTGAACGAATCGGCGACTGATCAATTCGCGGCTAACACTGTTTTCACGTTCGTGGACCACGAAAGGACCGCCAAAGAGAACCAGTCGAACACCACCGAAACAGCTCTGGCTCAGCTGTACGCGCACATACAGAGTCTGCCGGAGTCGTCAAAAAAGAGGAAGTTGGTGAAGCAGTTTAATAAGGAGAACGGACATGGAACGCCGTTGCAGGTGTTACGGAGCGGGGTGCAAAAAAACAAGAGTCTGGGTGACTCCATAAAGAAGCATATTTTTCACAAGAACGTGGTGAAGAGTCTGAAGAAGGTGCAGGTGAGGGTGAGCGGCGACGACAATTTGGAT GAAACTATGATGACTCCCAGAAGCAGGAAGCCGGTCTTGTTGGTCTCCGGTACCAACATCAACAATTTGGCCAAAGCGGAGACAGTCGGAGGCACTATGGATAGATTGCCGGAAGAAATGTCAGAAGAAAAAGACGAAGTGTCACCGAAGTCGGACAGTTCGCTGACGGAAACGTTCAGGGAATATCTGGAGAGTCGAAGCATGGTGGCAACCTCGTCGCCGTCAGCGGATTCGAGCTTTTCGAGTCGGACCGACGATTTCAACTCCGACGAGTTTAACATCAGTCCGAGTAAAATGACGAACTCTTTACTCAACTGTTTGGATGGAAACGAAATGGAACAAGTCGAGGAGAGCGGCgagaagaaattaatacttaagCCAAAACAATTCGATAAAAACGGACAACCGATTATTTTTGAAACGTCATTTTGA
- the LSm1 gene encoding U6 snRNA-associated Sm-like protein LSm1: MNKTELEGTAHLLDELDKKLMVLLRDGRTLIGYLRSVDQFANLVLHRTIERIHVGKEYGDIPRGVFIVRGENVVLLGEIDAEKEAELPLTEVSVDEILDAQRQEQESKQEQQKLVSKALKERGLHLMPDLTHDDMF, from the exons ATGAATAAGACCGAACTGGAGGGCACCGCTCATTTACTAGACGAATTGGACA aaaaattgATGGTTCTGCTCCGTGACGGCAGGACTCTCATAGGTTACCTCCGAAGTGTTGACCAGTTTGCGAATTTAGTGCTACACAGAACCATCGAACGCATACACGTGGGTAAAGAATATGGAGACATCCCCAGAGGCGTGTTCATAGTTAGGGGAGAAAATGTTGTATTACTGGGTGAAATT GACGCAGAAAAAGAGGCAGAACTGCCGCTGACTGAAGTCTCAGTTGATGAAATTCTCGACGCCCAGAGGCAAGAACAAGAATCAAAACAAGAACAACAGAAACTAGTGTCTAAAGCTTTGAAAGAGAGGGGTTTACACTTGATGCCTGATTTAACCCATGATGACATGTTTTAA